A window of the Candidatus Zixiibacteriota bacterium genome harbors these coding sequences:
- the infA gene encoding translation initiation factor IF-1, with protein MAKEELIQVDGKVVEPLPNAMFRVELENGHKVLAHISGKMRMHFIKILPGDKVTVELSPYDLSRGRIVYRYK; from the coding sequence ATGGCTAAAGAAGAACTGATACAGGTTGACGGTAAAGTGGTTGAGCCTCTGCCTAATGCTATGTTCAGGGTGGAGCTGGAAAATGGTCATAAAGTCTTAGCGCACATATCAGGAAAGATGAGGATGCATTTCATTAAAATTCTTCCTGGGGATAAGGTTACGGTTGAGCTTTCGCCGTATGATCTTTCCAGGGGAAGAATTGTCTATAGATACAAATGA
- a CDS encoding DNA-directed RNA polymerase subunit alpha has product MKLKSLQMPKGAMIDQSTFAKNYTKFIIEPLERGFGITLGNALRRTLLSSIQGAAPISLRIDGILHEFSTIPGVYEDMTEIVLNVKQIRVKLLGDEPKTIVLDAQKKKDYKAGDLKTDPEVEVLNPEQHIVTLTDENKLKMEIEIGSGRGYVPAEQNRKPESPVGTIFLDAFFSPVTKVNFWVENTRVGQRTDFDKLFLEVWTDGSITPEDALGLASRILKDHLQLFIKKDEVIEMAPEEVVDEEVLKIRNLLRTKVDDLELSVRSSNCLRAANIQTLEDLVKKTESEMLKYRNFGRKSLTELTNILSKLSLSFGMNIEKYKEPVKKG; this is encoded by the coding sequence ATGAAATTGAAAAGCTTGCAAATGCCCAAAGGGGCAATGATAGATCAGAGCACTTTTGCCAAAAACTATACCAAGTTCATAATCGAGCCGCTGGAAAGAGGCTTTGGAATAACCCTGGGGAACGCTTTGAGAAGGACCTTGCTTTCCTCCATCCAGGGCGCAGCTCCGATCTCCCTGAGAATTGACGGAATCCTGCACGAGTTCTCCACCATTCCCGGGGTATACGAGGACATGACTGAAATAGTGCTGAACGTCAAACAGATCAGGGTTAAATTGCTGGGCGACGAGCCCAAGACCATTGTCCTGGATGCCCAGAAGAAGAAAGATTACAAGGCTGGCGATCTAAAGACAGATCCAGAAGTAGAGGTCTTAAATCCGGAACAGCATATCGTAACACTGACTGACGAAAATAAACTGAAGATGGAGATAGAGATCGGATCTGGCAGAGGTTATGTTCCAGCCGAGCAGAATAGAAAACCAGAATCTCCAGTTGGCACCATCTTCCTTGACGCTTTCTTTTCTCCAGTGACCAAAGTTAATTTCTGGGTGGAAAATACCCGGGTAGGCCAGCGTACGGATTTTGACAAGTTGTTCTTGGAGGTCTGGACTGATGGAAGCATTACTCCAGAAGATGCTCTGGGATTGGCATCCAGGATATTGAAAGACCACCTCCAGCTCTTCATCAAGAAGGATGAGGTGATTGAGATGGCACCAGAGGAAGTGGTAGACGAGGAGGTGCTAAAGATAAGAAACCTCCTGAGAACCAAAGTGGATGATTTAGAGCTTTCAGTCAGGTCCTCTAACTGCCTGCGCGCGGCCAACATTCAGACCCTGGAAGATTTGGTGAAGAAAACTGAGTCGGAGATGCTGAAATACAGAAATTTCGGGAGGAAATCGCTGACCGAACTCACCAATATCCTATCTAAACTTAGTCTGTCCTTTGGAATGAATATAGAAAAATATAAAGAGCCGGTCAAGAAAGGATAG
- the rpmJ gene encoding 50S ribosomal protein L36 — protein MKVRSSVKVRCEKCKVVKRKGAIMIICPNPKHKQRQG, from the coding sequence ATGAAGGTTAGAAGTTCGGTTAAAGTGAGATGCGAAAAATGTAAGGTGGTCAAAAGAAAGGGCGCGATAATGATTATCTGCCCGAACCCGAAACACAAACAGAGACAGGGTTAA
- the rpsM gene encoding 30S ribosomal protein S13 produces MARIAGVDLPKDKRIEIGLTYIYGIGPTSAKKILEKTKVSPDIRVKDLTEDNIAKLRSVIESEYKVEGALRSETAMNIKRLIDIGCYRGLRHRRGLPVRGQRTKTNARTRKGPRKTVGTRKAAAAKAAAAPRK; encoded by the coding sequence TTGGCAAGAATTGCAGGCGTGGATTTACCAAAGGATAAAAGAATTGAGATAGGGTTGACCTATATTTATGGGATTGGTCCTACCTCAGCTAAAAAGATTCTTGAGAAAACCAAAGTCAGCCCTGACATCCGGGTTAAAGATTTGACTGAGGATAATATCGCCAAGTTGAGGTCGGTGATTGAGTCTGAGTACAAGGTAGAAGGTGCTCTGCGAAGCGAAACGGCGATGAATATAAAAAGATTGATAGATATAGGCTGCTATCGTGGACTAAGACATCGCCGGGGCCTTCCGGTAAGGGGTCAAAGAACCAAGACCAATGCCCGTACCAGAAAAGGTCCCAGAAAAACCGTAGGAACCAGAAAGGCAGCCGCAGCCAAGGCGGCAGCAGCTCCCCGTAAATAA
- the map gene encoding type I methionyl aminopeptidase: MIELKSEREIRIIRENGEIVGLTLSYLKEKIKPGIKTIELDRLAEEFIVKNKAIPAFKGYRGYPGNICTSINNEVVHGIPGERVLKEGEIISVDIGVLKDGFYADGAWTFPVGEISNQAKRLLEVTLESLEAGISQSIAGNRLGDISYAVQSIAEKNGFSVVRDLTGHGIGRHMHEDPPVPNFGSPGSGLLLKEGMVLAIEPMVNAGGYEIKTLEDNWTVVTLDGSLSAHFEHTIAITNNGPEILTLPEESF, encoded by the coding sequence ATGATCGAGCTAAAGTCCGAGAGAGAGATAAGGATAATCAGGGAGAACGGCGAGATCGTTGGTTTGACTTTGAGCTATCTGAAAGAGAAAATAAAACCAGGAATTAAGACCATAGAGTTGGACAGATTAGCTGAGGAGTTTATCGTTAAAAACAAAGCAATACCTGCTTTTAAGGGTTACCGTGGGTATCCGGGGAATATCTGTACTTCCATAAATAACGAAGTTGTTCACGGTATACCTGGAGAAAGAGTTCTCAAAGAAGGTGAAATTATTTCTGTGGATATAGGCGTTTTGAAAGATGGGTTTTATGCAGATGGTGCCTGGACTTTTCCTGTCGGGGAAATCTCAAATCAGGCTAAGAGACTTTTAGAAGTGACTCTTGAATCTCTGGAAGCAGGAATATCTCAGTCAATTGCTGGAAATCGTTTAGGAGATATATCCTATGCGGTTCAGTCCATCGCAGAGAAAAATGGTTTTTCAGTGGTCAGGGATTTAACCGGGCACGGTATAGGCAGACATATGCATGAAGACCCCCCAGTTCCTAATTTCGGGAGTCCAGGAAGCGGCTTGTTGCTGAAAGAAGGGATGGTTTTGGCGATTGAGCCGATGGTTAATGCCGGAGGTTATGAGATAAAAACTCTGGAGGATAACTGGACCGTGGTCACTTTGGATGGCTCTCTTTCTGCTCATTTTGAGCATACGATCGCCATAACAAATAACGGACCCGAGATTTTAACTCTTCCAGAGGAGTCTTTTTAG
- the rplQ gene encoding 50S ribosomal protein L17, whose protein sequence is MRHGKAVLKLSRNKSHREAMLSNMSASILEHIQVRTTLAKARAVKRWTDYLVSLGKRGDLHSRRLAFSVLKNRKLVKKLFDEIAPKLTARQGGYTKVLKLGYRQGDGAKMAVVQLLVEKPKIEKKKKGEKDEKEKSRKEEKN, encoded by the coding sequence ATGAGACACGGAAAAGCAGTCTTAAAATTAAGCCGCAATAAAAGTCACCGGGAGGCAATGCTATCGAATATGTCGGCCTCGATCCTGGAGCATATTCAGGTTCGTACTACTCTGGCGAAAGCCCGGGCAGTTAAAAGATGGACTGACTATCTGGTCTCTCTGGGCAAAAGAGGGGACCTGCATTCCCGAAGATTAGCTTTCAGCGTACTGAAAAACAGAAAATTAGTGAAAAAGCTTTTTGATGAAATAGCTCCTAAGCTTACTGCTCGTCAAGGTGGTTACACCAAGGTTCTAAAGCTCGGATACCGTCAGGGGGATGGGGCGAAAATGGCGGTGGTTCAGCTTTTGGTCGAAAAACCAAAGATTGAGAAGAAGAAGAAAGGAGAAAAGGATGAAAAAGAAAAAAGTCGAAAAGAAGAAAAAAACTAA
- the rpsK gene encoding 30S ribosomal protein S11: MAEEVKKPVKKKVKRAESSGIAHIQATFNNTIVTITDTRGNVITWSSAGKSGFKGSKKSTPFAAGIAADVSAKIALESGVKRVEVWVKGPGAGREAAIRSLQSAGLEVTSIRDVTPIPHNGCRPPKRRRV, encoded by the coding sequence GTGGCAGAAGAAGTCAAAAAGCCAGTCAAGAAAAAAGTTAAGAGAGCCGAGTCATCCGGGATTGCCCATATCCAGGCGACTTTCAACAATACTATCGTCACGATTACCGATACCCGCGGAAACGTGATCACCTGGTCTTCAGCCGGAAAAAGCGGCTTCAAGGGGTCGAAAAAGAGTACACCTTTTGCAGCGGGAATAGCGGCTGACGTCTCAGCTAAAATAGCTCTGGAATCAGGAGTTAAAAGAGTAGAGGTCTGGGTTAAAGGACCAGGGGCAGGAAGAGAAGCAGCCATAAGGTCTTTGCAATCTGCGGGACTGGAGGTCACCTCCATCCGCGACGTAACCCCGATTCCGCACAACGGATGCAGGCCTCCCAAGAGGAGAAGAGTATAG
- the rpsD gene encoding 30S ribosomal protein S4: MARYIGPNCKVCRREGEKLFLKGVKCSSDKCTFDKRGYAPGEHGQTSRRKSSEYSLRLREKQKVKSIYGLLEQQFRNYFLKAEREKGITGEKLLQLLECRLDNLVYRLGFAPSRKTARQLVLHRHFLINNRIVNIPSYQVRPKDIISVKEKSRNLDIIHASLREAGRGTEFPWLRLDKAHLQGELLERPKRLDIPLMVQEQLVVEYYSR; this comes from the coding sequence ATGGCAAGATACATTGGTCCAAATTGTAAAGTCTGCAGGAGAGAAGGAGAGAAGCTTTTTCTCAAAGGGGTCAAATGCTCAAGCGATAAATGCACTTTTGACAAAAGAGGCTATGCTCCCGGTGAGCACGGCCAGACCAGCCGTCGCAAAAGCTCAGAATATTCACTGCGTTTGAGAGAAAAGCAAAAGGTAAAAAGCATCTACGGTCTTCTGGAACAGCAGTTCAGAAACTATTTTCTCAAGGCAGAGAGAGAAAAAGGGATCACAGGAGAGAAGCTTTTACAGCTTCTGGAATGCAGGCTGGATAACCTGGTATATCGTCTGGGATTCGCCCCCTCCCGCAAGACCGCACGTCAGTTAGTCCTTCACCGGCACTTTCTGATAAACAACCGGATAGTGAATATACCTTCTTATCAAGTCAGGCCAAAAGACATTATCTCGGTAAAGGAGAAAAGCAGAAACCTGGATATCATCCATGCTTCATTGAGAGAAGCAGGCCGGGGGACAGAGTTTCCCTGGCTGAGGTTGGATAAGGCTCACCTGCAAGGAGAGCTTTTGGAAAGACCCAAGCGACTGGACATACCATTGATGGTTCAGGAGCAGTTAGTGGTAGAATATTATTCAAGATAA